A stretch of DNA from Cyanobacteriota bacterium:
ACTACTCAACAAAAACCAGATATTAAGAACTTTAAGGCTGAGCAGCTAGAAGTAGACGCTGAAGTTGTTGAAGTCGATCCAGACAATCAAGTAGAAGATCTTCTTAGTGACAGTGCTTCAGGAGATTCTACTGGTGATGAGGCCGCTCAATTGAACACGACTCAAAACAATCAAGCCAACAATGTTACCAAGCTTGCTCCCAAGTTTGATTCAATCAAGGTGACTGATATTGGCAATTATTTACAAGAACAAATTGCTGAAGTGCCTAGAAATTCGAAGCAAGAGATTAGATTACAGCTTAATCCAGAAAACTTGGGCAAGATTGATTTAACTATTACAAAGAACGAAAATAATGAAATCTCAATCAAGATGATGTTCCATGATGCTAATACTTTAAAGGATATCAAGGGCGATTTGAAAGAGAGCTTAGTTGAAATCAAAGAAGCTATGAAATTGAAGAATCTTGATTTAAGCAAGTTTGAAGTTGGACATTCTAAATCATCGAGTACGGCTCATGATGGACAGAAACAATTTGACTCCTTCAATGAGGCTAGAGATGAGCAAAAAGAACGTCTATTAAATACAACTCCTGAATGGCTAGGAATGGCAGATTCAGCTGTTCGAGCTAGCTTTGCAGAACTTGTAGAAGGTATATAGAAAGAGAAGAGGAAATCAAATGCCGATAACAGGAACAATAAATGAGAGCTTCGTACAACAACAAGTTCAAGCAACAGCTGGATTGAATACCGGGAATTCAGATGGTTTCGATCCGAATTTATTTCTGAAGGTTTTGACTGCTACTTTAGCAAACCAAAGTCCGTTTGATACGATGGATACTCAAGAGATTTTAAATACCCAAGCTAAACTAGCACAAGTAGAACAAGGTAGTAAACAAGTTGATGCCGTTGAAGAGATGCGTGACACTTTGAATACACAAATGGCTACGGTGAATAATTCACTCGCTGATATTCAAGCAGCGATTCTTACGATTGCTGATAGATTAGGAGATCAAGGCTAATGGGTTTAGTGGGATTATTAGCTGGAGATTTAGTATCGAGTGCGGCAAGTATTGCTGCAGATCAGTTTATAAGTAAGTTGATGCCGTCACAGGCGCCACAGTTTCTTGAAGCACTCAAGAATGTTAGGGCTGAAGAGAATTATAAATTAAGTCTAGAAGACCTGGATTTGAGCCGCGATGAAGAGCTTGCTCTTGTTGAGATGCGTGAGAACGCTATGGCCAAAGGGATTGAAAGCATGGAACTTGAGATTAACGGAAGTCGTTACGTGATGGAAGTTGGCAGTTTTAGTTTTGTACCGCAAGTCTAAGGTCGCGCCTAATATAGGCTAAAGCCATGCCGATTGCATCTACTGCATCGTCTGGTTTGATTTGTTTATCGAGTTTGAAATATTCGTGTATCATTTTGGATACTAGATTTTTATCAGCCAGTCCGTTGCCGGTGATGAGATTTTTCATCTCTAGTGGAGTATATTCAAATATTCGTAAGTGTTTTGCTGCGGCAACTTCAAGTATTACTCCGCGAGCTTGCGCTACAGGAATTACTGTCTTGAGATTTTTAAAAAAGAATAGTTGTTCAATTGCTGCAACACTGGGTTTGTATTGAGTTATTAGTAGCACTAGGTCCTGTCTAATTTCTTTTAGTCTTTCTGCTTCTGTTTTTGTTTTACTGGTTTCTATAATTCCACAGTCAATGATAAATTGTTGATTCGTTTTCAGATCGAAATCAACAATGGCATAGCCCAAACGAGCAGTTCCAGGGTCTATTCCCATGATTCTTTCTAGTTTATGCATATCGCTTCCTATTATATATTATCATTAAGATTCATGCTGAATAGCCTCAATTTAATTATCTCCTTTTGCCTCAATAGTAAGTTGAGTAGATTGTTTTTTGCCTTAACAATGGGCTTAGTCTTAGGCTTGAGTTCAGCTGCTTTCGGTTGGGGTTTTTATGCTTGGTTTGGTTTAATTCCTTTGATGCTCTTGTCCAAGAGCTCGGACTCGTTTAAAACGGCTTTCTATGAATGTAGCTTATTTCTGTTTGCTTATAACTTAATCACTCTATTTTGGTTGCAGGGTTTACATCCTTTGACTTGGCAGGGATTCTCAGAGATTGAAAGCATTGCACTTACTAACTCTGCTTGGTTAGTGGCTAGTTTGTTCCATAGTTTGCTGGCACTGCCGTTTGTACTTGTACTCAAGTTGTTTTATAAATATCGTGCAGATCGAAGAAGTCATGAATTGAAAATCTTGGACATCTTGTTTATTGCATTTGTTTGGTTAGTTTGCCAGCATAAGTTCTTGCTGCATTTCCATGTATTGAGTGTACCAATTAACTTTTTGGCTTATGGTCAGTACAAAAATATTTATTTGATTCAGATAGCTAATTTGATTGGTGTTATTGGACTTGAATATGTAATTGTAGTATTCAACTTAGCAATCTCCAATTTGTTTAATGTGCAAATGAGCAATCAGGGTCTAGCAACGCACTTGAAGGCTGAGTCAGGTAACCTCAATGTCAAACGCCCATTCTTTGGTATCAATGGTCCTATAGATCAGCTCAATATTTTTTCTATTTTGGCTTTGGTTTTTGTTTTGATTTATGGCTATGGTTTTATGCAAGTCAAGACAACACAAGAGTGGGACTTGAACAATTTCTCGAAAATGAAGAGCTTTAGTATTGTACAAGCAGATTATTCTGCAGCTTCAAGCCGCTCGGCTAATGGCAATGCCACGAGTATTTTTAATTTGCAAAATCAACTCTCCTCTAAATTAATTGATAAGCAAGATCTATTGATTTGGTCAGAAGGTGCTGTACCGAGTGTTGATAAACCAGAGGCTTTGAATGATTTAATGAAGTTTGCTAATGACTTTGCTTTTGGTACTTATACCAGAGAAGCTGGAAGTTATTACAACAGTATTCAATTCAGAGATTTTGTAAATGAGGATCAAGTCTATAACAAACGTCTTTTGGTTTCTTTTGGTGAATACACTCCGTTTTATTCTTTATTGCCTGCTAGTCTCAAGTTGCTCGCCAATTCTACTGTAGGACAGGGCTTTGCCCATGCTCCTGATGATCAAGGATTGATTGATGTTAAGGCAGGCAAGATTGCTCCAGCTCTTTGTTTTGAATTATTATTTCCTGATTTGATTCGATCTACGGTACTCAAAGGAGCAGATTTGATTCTCAACCTCAATGATCTTTCTTGGTTCAAAGGTAACAAGCTCACTCGTGATTGGATCAAACGTCAGTTCTTGGCTGTTGCAGTCTTTCGGGCTGTTGAGAACAAGCGTGATTTGATTCTGGCTGGCAACTCTGGT
This window harbors:
- the ruvC gene encoding crossover junction endodeoxyribonuclease RuvC — protein: MHKLERIMGIDPGTARLGYAIVDFDLKTNQQFIIDCGIIETSKTKTEAERLKEIRQDLVLLITQYKPSVAAIEQLFFFKNLKTVIPVAQARGVILEVAAAKHLRIFEYTPLEMKNLITGNGLADKNLVSKMIHEYFKLDKQIKPDDAVDAIGMALAYIRRDLRLAVQN
- the lnt gene encoding apolipoprotein N-acyltransferase; its protein translation is MGLVLGLSSAAFGWGFYAWFGLIPLMLLSKSSDSFKTAFYECSLFLFAYNLITLFWLQGLHPLTWQGFSEIESIALTNSAWLVASLFHSLLALPFVLVLKLFYKYRADRRSHELKILDILFIAFVWLVCQHKFLLHFHVLSVPINFLAYGQYKNIYLIQIANLIGVIGLEYVIVVFNLAISNLFNVQMSNQGLATHLKAESGNLNVKRPFFGINGPIDQLNIFSILALVFVLIYGYGFMQVKTTQEWDLNNFSKMKSFSIVQADYSAASSRSANGNATSIFNLQNQLSSKLIDKQDLLIWSEGAVPSVDKPEALNDLMKFANDFAFGTYTREAGSYYNSIQFRDFVNEDQVYNKRLLVSFGEYTPFYSLLPASLKLLANSTVGQGFAHAPDDQGLIDVKAGKIAPALCFELLFPDLIRSTVLKGADLILNLNDLSWFKGNKLTRDWIKRQFLAVAVFRAVENKRDLILAGNSGYSALINSYGKIKYQSEANKIALVQGHYSLRDGFSAYGLYGW